From one Diachasmimorpha longicaudata isolate KC_UGA_2023 chromosome 8, iyDiaLong2, whole genome shotgun sequence genomic stretch:
- the LOC135165158 gene encoding growth arrest-specific protein 1-like, whose amino-acid sequence MSRRVQWTSILAALMILTVVAADEGTNTTSASISCEDARVKCAYRTGCGAALQQYVTNCATDLRGRVTSCPETCLLALIALMSTDEGKQLTSCTCDESDNMCIKSKQRVEVCRVSVLSALNKTRVSCKIATTICNADTMCSTALSYYHLHCRSMIHGRKCTHRCKNSIDILSRQEKAAKLNTCICDGAEAYECQAIHRNMNYLCFGKNHHDYHEVKSTVHDTRTNEVSRIGNDMSAVGCSAIAQLHLILGLILIVYISQD is encoded by the exons ATGTCTCGAAGAGTTCAATGGACCTCTATACTCGCTGCACTGATGATACTCACGGTTGTAGCTGCAGATGAAGGAACAAATACAACAAGTGCATCGATAAGTTGTGAGGATGCTAGAGTTAAATGTGCGTACAGAACCGGATGTGGTGCTGCACTCCAACAATACGTCACAAATTGTGCAACTGATCTTCGTGGCCGTGTTACCAGTTGTCCGGAGACCTGTTTGCTTGCCCTCATTGCATTAATGAGTACTGATGAGGGAAAACAATTAACGAGC TGTACATGTGATGAAAGTGATAACATGTGCATTAAATCCAAACAAAGAGTCGAAGTCTGCAGAGTGTCAGTATTAAGTGCATTGAATAAAACTAGAGTATCTTGCAAGATAGCAACGACTATTTGCAACGCCGATACAATGTGTTCAACCGCTCTTTCATACTATCATCTCCATTGTCGGAGTATGATTCATGGAAGGAAATGTACTCATAG gtgcaaaaattcaattgacatCCTATCTCGTCAGGAGAAGGCCGCAAAACTCAATACCTGTATATGCGATGGTGCTGAGGCCTACGAGTGTCAAGCAATTCATCGTAACATGAATTACTTGTGCTTCGGAAAAAATCATCATGATTATCACGAGGTGAAAAGCACTGTGCACGACACTAGGACAAATGAAGTATCGAGGATTGGTAACGACATGTCTGCTGTTGGATGTAGTGCAATTGCTCAACTGCACTTGATCCTCGGGCTTATTCTCATTGTATACATCTCACAAG ACTGA